A single window of Anaerocolumna chitinilytica DNA harbors:
- a CDS encoding sensor histidine kinase, with protein MKFNLKETLRQLLIKIVLPFRKRREKWLGNFRFSIAFRISLNYLKLLIVNGILFLCFFSLLFLWSGKMQLEEKGEVLLKEAVADNAGNLELDRSTCELLGIHYSITEEGTRKVLFNNIESELVKEKKLFGRIYVDNLITKGPLTIIVEEGKKTVIQGRSVSVLVQYNLSDSLNQLYKLLLWMCLLFAFFLYVITRKGRKSDISLLEPIYEMSDTANRLTVNNLDSRRLNVEGTKNELKDLAAVINNMLDRLEISYESQKQFVSDASHELRTPIAVIQGYANLLNRWGTGNEEVLMESIDAINNEAKFMQDLVEKLLFLSRHDKKTLKLEKSRFNMCQIVEDMVKETNLVVKNRIIEAPVLQDVEVYGDKQSLKQAIRIFIDNAVKYTNDGDTITITCKNDDGDCVIEVKDTGIGMTRKDVDNIFERFYRSDQVRNAKISGHGLGLSIAKLIILGHTGKIKVRSQLTKGTTFTITLPKRY; from the coding sequence ATGAAGTTTAATTTAAAAGAAACCTTAAGACAGCTTCTTATAAAGATTGTACTTCCCTTTCGAAAACGAAGAGAAAAATGGCTCGGAAATTTTCGGTTTTCCATCGCCTTTCGAATTTCTCTGAATTACCTTAAGCTATTAATTGTAAATGGTATTCTATTTCTTTGTTTTTTTTCGTTATTGTTTTTATGGAGCGGAAAAATGCAGCTTGAGGAAAAAGGTGAGGTTTTATTAAAAGAAGCGGTGGCAGATAACGCAGGAAATCTGGAGCTGGACAGAAGTACATGTGAGCTATTGGGAATTCACTACAGTATAACAGAGGAAGGGACAAGAAAGGTTCTCTTTAATAATATAGAGAGTGAGCTAGTAAAAGAAAAAAAGCTATTTGGCAGAATATACGTCGATAATTTAATTACGAAAGGACCTCTTACAATAATTGTGGAAGAAGGAAAAAAAACAGTTATCCAAGGGAGGTCCGTGTCAGTACTTGTCCAATATAATTTGTCGGACAGCCTAAATCAATTATACAAGCTGCTGCTTTGGATGTGTCTTCTATTTGCATTTTTTCTTTATGTTATTACCAGAAAAGGAAGAAAAAGTGATATCAGTCTTTTAGAGCCTATATATGAGATGTCAGATACAGCGAATCGTCTGACGGTGAATAACCTGGACAGCAGAAGGCTTAACGTGGAGGGAACAAAGAATGAGTTAAAAGACCTGGCAGCAGTGATTAACAATATGCTGGACAGATTAGAGATATCATATGAGAGTCAGAAACAGTTCGTTTCAGATGCATCTCATGAGCTGCGTACTCCGATTGCTGTAATACAGGGGTATGCCAATCTCTTAAACCGCTGGGGGACAGGGAATGAAGAAGTTCTGATGGAATCTATAGATGCTATTAACAACGAAGCAAAATTTATGCAGGACCTGGTAGAAAAACTATTGTTTCTTTCAAGGCATGATAAAAAGACATTAAAGCTTGAAAAAAGCAGATTTAATATGTGTCAGATAGTAGAAGACATGGTAAAAGAAACAAATCTGGTAGTAAAGAATCGTATTATTGAAGCTCCTGTTTTACAGGATGTGGAAGTATACGGAGATAAGCAGTCTCTTAAACAAGCTATCCGAATATTTATTGACAATGCTGTGAAATACACCAATGACGGTGATACCATTACGATTACCTGTAAGAATGATGACGGAGATTGTGTGATTGAAGTTAAGGATACCGGTATTGGCATGACAAGAAAAGATGTGGATAATATATTTGAACGCTTTTATAGGTCGGACCAGGTAAGAAATGCAAAAATCAGCGGTCATGGACTAGGATTATCCATCGCAAAGCTTATCATTTTAGGCCATACCGGAAAGATTAAAGTTCGTTCACAGCTTACCAAGGGAACAACGTTTACCATAACACTTCCCAAGCGGTATTAG
- the tkt gene encoding transketolase produces MSNIDTLSVNSLRVLAADAVQKANSGHPGLPLGAAAMAYELWANHMNHNPGNPDWVNRDRFILSGGHGSAMLYSLLHLFGYGNLSIKDLASFRQLDSLTPGHPEYRHTVGVEATTGPLGAGMAMAVGMAMAEAHLAAKFNKEGFPVVDHYTFALGGDGCMMEGITYEAMSLAGTLGLGKLVVLYDSNKISIEGDTDIAFREDVSKRFEAFGFQTLVVEDGNNLQEIAAAIEAAKADTTRPSFITVKTKIGFGSPREGMASAHGEPLGADNVRLLKEKLGFPVDKDFYVPEEVYRHMEELNKKGEEAENKWNQMFESYSKAYPELKDLWDKCHDENIGEELLENQDFWAFPDKADATRNLSGMVINRIKDLVPGFIGGSADLSPSTKTYMKDEGDFSKEDYAGRNLHFGVRELAMAGIGNGLALHGGLRAFVSTFFVFSDYVKPMARLSSLMGLPLTFVLTHDSIGVGEDGPTHEPIEQLAMLRAMPNFTVFRPADATETIAGWYYAITSKRTPTALVLTRQNLPQYAGSSKDALKGGYVIAPSEKEVPDAIIMASGSEVEVSVLAKEELKKEGIDVRVVSMPSTDLFDLQSNEYKESVLPKSVRARVAVEAAAGFGWGKYVGLDGTTVTMKGFGASAPAGELFKKFGFTTENVVAAVKSVL; encoded by the coding sequence ATGAGTAATATTGATACTTTGTCAGTTAACTCTTTAAGAGTGTTAGCTGCAGATGCAGTACAGAAAGCAAATTCAGGGCATCCAGGTCTACCCTTGGGAGCAGCTGCCATGGCTTATGAGCTATGGGCGAACCATATGAACCACAATCCGGGAAATCCTGACTGGGTGAATAGAGACCGCTTTATTTTATCCGGTGGTCATGGCTCCGCGATGTTATATAGTTTGCTTCACTTATTTGGCTATGGTAACCTTTCTATCAAAGATCTTGCTTCATTCAGACAGCTTGACTCTTTAACCCCTGGACATCCTGAGTATCGACATACAGTAGGCGTAGAAGCGACGACGGGCCCTCTTGGTGCCGGTATGGCAATGGCTGTTGGTATGGCGATGGCAGAGGCTCATTTGGCTGCTAAGTTTAACAAAGAAGGATTTCCTGTAGTTGATCATTATACTTTTGCTCTAGGCGGAGATGGATGTATGATGGAAGGTATTACTTATGAAGCGATGTCTTTAGCAGGAACTTTAGGACTTGGCAAGCTGGTTGTACTGTACGACTCCAATAAGATATCCATTGAAGGAGATACGGATATAGCTTTTAGAGAAGATGTATCCAAACGTTTTGAGGCTTTTGGTTTCCAGACACTGGTTGTAGAAGATGGAAACAACTTACAGGAAATAGCGGCTGCTATTGAAGCTGCAAAAGCAGATACAACAAGGCCTTCATTTATTACTGTAAAAACAAAGATTGGCTTTGGCTCACCCAGAGAAGGTATGGCAAGTGCCCATGGAGAACCTCTTGGCGCAGATAATGTAAGATTATTAAAAGAAAAACTAGGTTTCCCTGTTGATAAAGATTTCTATGTTCCGGAAGAAGTATACCGTCATATGGAAGAGTTAAATAAAAAGGGAGAAGAAGCAGAAAATAAATGGAACCAGATGTTTGAGAGTTATTCTAAGGCATATCCGGAATTAAAAGATCTTTGGGACAAGTGCCATGATGAAAACATTGGAGAAGAACTTCTGGAAAATCAGGATTTCTGGGCATTTCCTGATAAGGCAGATGCTACAAGAAATCTCTCAGGAATGGTAATCAACCGTATTAAAGATTTGGTTCCCGGTTTTATTGGAGGCTCAGCAGATCTTTCACCTTCTACTAAGACATATATGAAGGATGAAGGAGATTTCTCAAAAGAGGATTATGCAGGACGTAATCTTCACTTTGGTGTAAGAGAGCTTGCTATGGCTGGAATAGGAAATGGTCTGGCACTTCATGGCGGCTTAAGAGCCTTTGTTTCAACCTTCTTTGTATTTAGTGATTATGTTAAGCCTATGGCAAGACTTTCCTCACTTATGGGACTTCCGTTAACCTTTGTTTTAACCCATGACAGCATTGGTGTTGGGGAAGACGGGCCTACCCATGAACCCATAGAGCAGCTTGCAATGTTAAGAGCAATGCCTAACTTTACCGTATTCAGACCCGCAGATGCAACCGAAACCATTGCAGGATGGTATTATGCGATTACCTCTAAGAGAACACCTACCGCGCTGGTACTGACTCGTCAGAACCTTCCTCAATATGCAGGTTCCAGTAAAGATGCCTTAAAGGGTGGCTATGTAATTGCACCTTCTGAAAAGGAAGTTCCGGATGCAATTATTATGGCAAGCGGTTCTGAAGTAGAAGTCAGTGTGTTGGCAAAAGAAGAACTTAAAAAAGAAGGAATTGATGTAAGAGTTGTAAGTATGCCTTCTACAGATTTATTTGATTTGCAGAGCAATGAGTATAAGGAAAGTGTCCTTCCTAAATCAGTAAGAGCCAGAGTTGCAGTAGAAGCAGCAGCTGGATTTGGCTGGGGTAAATACGTTGGTCTTGACGGAACTACAGTTACCATGAAGGGCTTTGGTGCATCAGCACCGGCAGGTGAATTATTTAAGAAGTTTGGTTTTACAACTGAAAATGTTGTAGCAGCTGTTAAGTCTGTATTATAA
- a CDS encoding response regulator transcription factor codes for MVKILFLEDEPTIREVLTEYMQLKQYQVTTAEDGDAAIRLLNNQSFDLAVLDIMVPGKSGLEVLEHIRSIKPDMAAIMLTAIDDEPTQVRAFNLYADDYVVKPVSPIILLKRIETILRRTSSFHKTQTKTTGLYLNEEAYQAFYNNDSLLLTLSEYLLLQTLKKEPNRVFTREQLILKIFNEDYIGNDRIIDAHVKNLRKKLPVNYIRTVIGVGYQYTEETT; via the coding sequence ATGGTAAAGATATTATTTTTAGAAGATGAACCTACCATCAGAGAGGTTTTGACAGAATACATGCAGCTTAAACAATATCAGGTTACTACTGCAGAAGACGGTGATGCAGCTATTAGATTATTAAACAATCAGAGTTTTGACCTTGCCGTGTTAGATATCATGGTTCCCGGCAAAAGCGGCCTGGAGGTGCTTGAACATATTCGAAGTATAAAGCCTGACATGGCAGCTATCATGCTGACGGCGATAGATGACGAACCTACTCAGGTACGAGCTTTCAACCTATATGCAGACGACTATGTGGTAAAGCCTGTGTCTCCTATTATTCTCCTAAAAAGAATAGAGACAATTCTTCGAAGAACCTCCTCCTTTCATAAAACCCAGACCAAAACCACCGGACTGTATTTAAATGAAGAGGCCTACCAGGCCTTTTATAATAATGATTCTCTTCTCCTAACTTTAAGTGAATATCTCCTGCTGCAAACTCTAAAAAAGGAACCTAACCGTGTATTTACCAGGGAACAGCTTATCCTAAAAATATTTAATGAGGACTATATCGGAAATGACCGTATCATTGATGCACATGTGAAGAACTTACGTAAAAAACTGCCTGTGAACTATATCAGAACTGTTATCGGGGTGGGGTATCAGTACACGGAAGAAACTACATAA
- a CDS encoding sensor histidine kinase: MNLSKKTLLYSTLISILMLSLLIGYFILMLPSLYVSYMQDRNYMSAVKLQESLMKTGNYDKSTVKSASGTMTIKIPLTGNRIYLLNQFFTSTVEIHNQELISYLDKLRYYADHTDEIVKLKKDDFPTDDIKKLLSVDKYFSKEYPLSITFQLHNNNNSFQKVSSRFHKTSDKLIVYESSVTDGNNYYTNYIALGLTNKDIIITLFPVMSPMIDEIKPVILQSLPMIAAVVFLLVLISSQFFSKLIIYPIIRLSNHAKFMTETEALQLEPVTMNGHDEIASLAESLNNLYEKIQSSYQELEFKNIRLAEENKRQEVFLRASSHQLKTPIAAALLLIEGMIHEVGKYKDTKAYLPEVKQQLQSMKKIIDDLLSLNHSHKELEKESFSLNCLLEECLSFYRIQMEEKEQQLTIEGSSPNLLTDSELFKKILDNLISNAINYTPRKGRIAIVCEENRLCIINYGAAIKAELLPHVFEPFVSGMAGTGSHGLGLYVAAYYAKLLNCQLTLTNLENAVMAELIFA, from the coding sequence ATGAATCTATCAAAAAAGACTCTTCTTTACAGCACATTAATATCCATTCTTATGCTTTCTCTATTAATTGGATATTTTATTCTTATGCTCCCCTCTCTCTATGTATCTTATATGCAGGACAGAAACTATATGTCTGCTGTTAAATTACAGGAAAGTTTAATGAAAACCGGAAACTATGACAAAAGTACGGTGAAAAGTGCCAGCGGAACTATGACGATTAAAATTCCTCTCACCGGAAACCGTATCTATCTCTTGAATCAATTCTTTACCTCCACTGTGGAGATTCATAATCAAGAATTAATTTCTTATTTGGATAAATTAAGGTACTATGCCGACCATACAGATGAAATAGTAAAACTGAAGAAAGATGATTTTCCTACAGATGACATAAAGAAACTTTTGTCTGTTGATAAATATTTCTCCAAAGAGTATCCTCTGAGCATTACCTTTCAACTTCATAATAATAACAACTCTTTTCAAAAAGTTTCTTCAAGGTTTCATAAAACTTCTGATAAGCTGATAGTATATGAATCCAGCGTAACCGATGGTAATAATTATTACACAAACTATATTGCACTGGGCTTAACGAATAAAGATATCATAATTACCCTTTTCCCGGTAATGTCTCCCATGATAGATGAGATAAAGCCGGTTATCCTTCAAAGTTTACCTATGATAGCAGCCGTTGTGTTCTTGCTGGTACTTATCTCCTCCCAGTTTTTTTCTAAACTGATTATTTACCCTATTATACGGCTTTCTAACCATGCAAAATTCATGACAGAGACAGAAGCTTTACAACTTGAACCTGTAACTATGAACGGTCATGATGAAATTGCCAGCCTGGCTGAAAGTCTGAACAATTTATATGAGAAGATACAAAGCAGTTATCAGGAATTGGAGTTTAAGAATATACGACTTGCCGAAGAAAATAAGCGGCAGGAGGTATTTCTGCGTGCTTCCTCCCATCAACTTAAAACCCCTATTGCTGCTGCCTTATTATTAATTGAGGGAATGATTCATGAGGTGGGTAAATACAAGGATACAAAAGCATACCTACCTGAAGTAAAACAACAACTGCAATCCATGAAGAAAATTATAGATGATCTCTTATCTCTAAATCATAGCCATAAAGAACTGGAGAAGGAGTCTTTCTCTCTTAATTGCCTGCTGGAGGAATGTCTCTCCTTTTACCGTATACAAATGGAGGAAAAGGAACAGCAGCTCACCATAGAAGGTTCATCACCTAATCTTCTGACGGACTCAGAACTCTTTAAAAAGATATTAGATAATTTAATCTCCAATGCGATTAACTATACGCCGCGTAAAGGCAGGATAGCCATAGTTTGTGAAGAGAATAGACTCTGTATTATCAATTACGGAGCTGCTATAAAGGCTGAGCTTTTACCCCATGTCTTTGAACCTTTTGTTTCCGGAATGGCAGGAACTGGATCTCATGGTCTGGGCTTATACGTTGCCGCCTATTATGCGAAGCTCCTAAACTGCCAGCTGACTCTTACCAACTTAGAGAACGCTGTAATGGCTGAACTGATATTTGCATAA
- the namA gene encoding NADPH dehydrogenase NamA, with product MIIIQLFNEYKVKALELKNRIVMPPMCMYSSDESGYANEFHFTHYTTRAVGGVGLIIVEATGVTPNGRITERDLGIWEDGQISGLKQIVQACHDQGSKIAIQLGHAGRKSTVKNDIILAPSAIPFDENSPVPHELSVTEITEIIKAFKDAAQRAEKAGFDAIEIHAAHGYLISEFLSPISNKRTDNYGGSISNRARILKEILIEIHKVWPKEKPVIVRVSADDYHPEGMTPSQMAEIVHEVKGYIDILHVSSGGVVTAPIKLYPGYQVEAASFLKANCKVPVIAVGLINHPDLVEEILNNNRADLVAIGRELLRNPYWVLNTAYINKIDNVYPEQYKRGFYIRSNH from the coding sequence GTGATTATTATACAACTATTTAATGAATATAAAGTAAAAGCTTTGGAACTTAAAAATAGGATAGTTATGCCGCCTATGTGTATGTACTCTTCTGATGAAAGTGGATATGCTAACGAGTTTCATTTTACACATTATACTACCAGAGCTGTTGGTGGTGTTGGCTTAATTATTGTAGAAGCAACAGGAGTTACACCTAATGGCCGTATTACGGAAAGAGATTTAGGTATTTGGGAAGACGGGCAGATATCAGGATTAAAGCAAATAGTACAAGCCTGCCATGATCAAGGAAGTAAAATAGCAATACAACTTGGACATGCAGGAAGAAAGTCTACCGTTAAGAATGATATTATTCTTGCCCCCAGTGCTATTCCCTTTGATGAGAACAGCCCCGTACCTCACGAATTGTCAGTTACTGAGATCACCGAGATAATAAAGGCTTTTAAAGACGCAGCACAAAGAGCGGAGAAGGCAGGGTTCGACGCAATTGAAATTCATGCTGCCCATGGATATCTTATAAGTGAATTTTTATCACCCATATCTAATAAAAGAACAGATAACTATGGAGGCAGTATTTCTAACAGGGCAAGAATTTTAAAGGAGATACTAATAGAAATCCATAAAGTATGGCCGAAAGAAAAACCTGTTATTGTCAGAGTGTCAGCGGATGATTATCATCCGGAGGGAATGACTCCAAGTCAGATGGCTGAGATTGTCCATGAAGTTAAAGGTTATATTGATATACTTCATGTGAGTTCCGGAGGAGTAGTGACAGCACCAATTAAGTTATATCCTGGATATCAGGTCGAAGCTGCTAGTTTTCTGAAAGCAAATTGTAAGGTCCCGGTCATAGCAGTTGGATTAATTAATCATCCTGATCTGGTAGAAGAGATATTAAATAATAATAGGGCAGATTTAGTTGCTATTGGGAGAGAATTGTTAAGAAATCCATATTGGGTGCTTAATACTGCTTATATAAACAAAATTGATAATGTTTATCCAGAGCAATATAAAAGAGGATTTTATATTCGTAGTAATCATTAA
- a CDS encoding ATP-binding cassette domain-containing protein — protein sequence MITINQVRVQYGNQLALSINTPITLKTGDRVGIIGSNGAGKTTLVKTILGLTNYQGSIITDIRPEEMAVHLQHNHYANTMSVKHIMEAILNTRIKKNKILQDLITFFDFEECLSKKYSALSGGQKQRLTIILVLIQDAPLVFFDEVTSGLDFETRQKLMSKLVEWYRDKATTLCIVSHYYEELEQLVNKLLILEKGQVIDFGSKEELFQKYCGKTVITLDNTPENKEITKAFTTLKAPEHLIALPCQDNQAEMAITELLIKADINFKRSNNNIEIMSINAKDRCMERSYNEKKEA from the coding sequence ATGATTACAATTAACCAGGTAAGAGTTCAATATGGAAATCAGCTGGCCTTATCCATTAATACTCCAATAACCCTTAAAACCGGTGACCGGGTCGGTATTATCGGCTCCAACGGTGCCGGTAAAACAACTCTTGTGAAAACAATTTTAGGGCTGACCAACTATCAGGGAAGCATTATAACAGATATAAGACCGGAAGAAATGGCAGTCCACCTGCAGCATAACCATTATGCCAATACCATGTCAGTTAAGCATATCATGGAAGCCATCTTGAATACGAGAATCAAAAAGAACAAGATATTACAGGACCTCATTACCTTCTTTGATTTTGAGGAATGCCTCTCCAAAAAATACTCTGCCCTATCAGGCGGACAAAAGCAGCGGCTTACTATTATTCTTGTGCTGATTCAGGATGCCCCGCTGGTATTCTTCGACGAAGTCACTTCTGGCCTCGATTTTGAAACAAGACAGAAATTAATGTCAAAGCTTGTGGAATGGTACCGTGACAAAGCGACTACCTTGTGTATTGTCTCTCACTATTATGAAGAATTAGAGCAGTTGGTCAACAAGCTATTAATTCTCGAAAAAGGTCAGGTAATTGACTTTGGAAGCAAGGAAGAATTGTTTCAGAAATACTGCGGAAAAACCGTGATTACTCTTGATAATACACCAGAAAATAAAGAAATAACGAAAGCATTTACCACATTAAAAGCTCCAGAGCACCTTATTGCTCTCCCCTGCCAGGATAATCAAGCTGAGATGGCTATTACAGAACTTCTTATCAAAGCAGATATTAATTTCAAACGCAGTAATAACAATATTGAAATTATGTCCATTAATGCCAAGGATAGATGTATGGAAAGGAGCTACAATGAAAAGAAAGAAGCTTAA
- the fsa gene encoding fructose-6-phosphate aldolase, whose amino-acid sequence MKFFIDTANVEDIKKANEMGVICGVTTNPSLIAKEGRDFVQVIKEIASIVDGPISGEVKATTVDAKTMIEEGREIAKIHPNMIVKIPMTVEGLKATKVLTSEGIKTNVTLVFTANQALLAARAGATYVSPFLGRLDDISTPGIELIRTIADIFSIHDIKSEIIAASVRNPVHITDCALAGAHIATVPYSVIEQCTKHPLTDQGIEKFQKDYKAVFGE is encoded by the coding sequence ATGAAATTTTTTATTGACACTGCAAATGTAGAGGATATTAAAAAAGCAAATGAAATGGGTGTTATCTGCGGAGTAACAACGAATCCCTCTTTAATAGCAAAGGAAGGAAGAGATTTCGTACAAGTTATTAAAGAAATTGCTTCTATCGTAGACGGGCCAATCAGTGGAGAAGTTAAGGCTACTACTGTTGATGCCAAAACTATGATTGAAGAAGGAAGAGAAATTGCAAAGATTCATCCCAACATGATTGTTAAGATTCCTATGACAGTGGAAGGATTAAAAGCTACTAAGGTATTAACCTCAGAAGGCATAAAAACAAATGTTACATTAGTATTTACAGCTAACCAGGCATTGCTTGCTGCCAGAGCAGGTGCAACTTATGTATCACCTTTTCTTGGCAGGCTGGATGACATATCCACACCAGGTATAGAATTAATAAGAACGATAGCTGATATTTTTAGTATTCATGATATTAAATCTGAGATTATAGCTGCCAGTGTTCGTAACCCGGTTCATATTACGGACTGTGCTCTAGCCGGTGCACATATTGCAACAGTGCCCTATAGTGTTATTGAACAGTGTACAAAGCATCCATTAACGGATCAAGGTATAGAAAAATTCCAAAAAGATTATAAAGCAGTCTTTGGTGAATAA
- a CDS encoding ABC transporter permease: protein MKRKKLNWYLISYELRNITGNIFVIFFGVIFPIMMSALFSVIFKTEVPENMYAEAITGLFITMSMIIPMAVLLMGYAANYSQELEKDIPLRMNLFGFQEKTMLAAKLVAYLIFTTAAFILYAVVDSFLLDLQVPKPASALCFIAALYVLSAIFFILAHGFATIFRKFGPTYAVSMFLYFGFMILCGMMGITVDQLPSGLKAIAKVFPMSYISSDFITFWQGGTYNFVPMIQSFLFFGAVSSIILILSIRKNQRAL, encoded by the coding sequence ATGAAAAGAAAGAAGCTTAATTGGTATTTGATTTCCTATGAATTACGCAATATTACCGGAAATATATTTGTTATATTTTTTGGTGTTATTTTTCCGATTATGATGTCTGCATTATTTTCGGTAATTTTTAAAACTGAAGTACCTGAGAATATGTATGCCGAAGCTATTACCGGACTTTTTATTACAATGAGCATGATTATACCTATGGCCGTCCTGCTTATGGGATATGCCGCAAACTACTCACAGGAGCTGGAAAAAGATATTCCTCTGCGTATGAACCTTTTTGGTTTTCAGGAAAAAACAATGCTTGCTGCCAAACTGGTTGCTTATTTAATATTTACCACTGCTGCATTTATACTCTATGCCGTAGTTGACAGCTTCCTTCTTGATCTGCAAGTGCCAAAGCCAGCCTCTGCTCTTTGCTTTATCGCAGCTTTATATGTTCTATCAGCAATATTTTTTATTCTGGCTCATGGTTTTGCTACTATCTTTCGAAAGTTCGGCCCTACCTATGCGGTATCTATGTTTCTTTATTTTGGTTTTATGATACTATGCGGTATGATGGGTATTACCGTAGACCAACTCCCCTCCGGTCTGAAAGCTATTGCTAAAGTTTTTCCTATGTCCTATATAAGCAGTGATTTTATAACTTTCTGGCAAGGTGGCACCTATAACTTTGTACCAATGATTCAATCCTTCTTATTCTTCGGTGCTGTATCTTCGATTATACTGATTCTAAGCATACGTAAGAATCAAAGGGCTTTATAA
- a CDS encoding response regulator transcription factor, whose translation MPKILIVEDESKIARFVELELKYEGYEVDIASDGRAGLEKALQKDVNLVLLDIMLPGISGIEVCRRIRMESDVPVIMLTAKDDVTDKVAGLDIGADDYMTKPFAIEELLARIRVALNRHTKQVQPKQDVLKIGKLKLNLSGHSAFYGDEELVLTKKEYELLEYLMRNKNIAITREQLLNNVWDYEYLGDTNVVDVYIRYLRQKIDDKYSVRMINTVRGVGYIIKDEV comes from the coding sequence ATGCCGAAGATACTAATTGTGGAAGATGAGAGTAAAATAGCCCGGTTTGTGGAGCTGGAGTTAAAATATGAAGGATATGAGGTGGATATTGCTTCTGACGGAAGAGCAGGGCTTGAGAAAGCATTGCAGAAGGATGTAAATCTGGTGCTCTTAGATATAATGCTGCCTGGAATCAGCGGTATTGAAGTGTGCAGAAGAATACGTATGGAATCTGATGTTCCGGTTATTATGTTAACAGCAAAGGATGATGTTACAGATAAAGTTGCTGGACTTGATATCGGTGCGGATGACTATATGACTAAGCCTTTTGCAATTGAGGAACTTCTGGCACGAATAAGGGTAGCCTTAAATCGCCATACCAAGCAGGTTCAGCCTAAACAGGATGTTTTAAAGATAGGTAAGCTTAAACTTAATTTGTCAGGGCATAGTGCTTTTTACGGTGATGAAGAACTGGTGCTGACAAAGAAAGAGTATGAGCTCTTAGAGTATCTGATGCGTAATAAAAACATTGCCATTACAAGAGAGCAGCTTCTTAATAATGTATGGGATTATGAGTATCTGGGGGATACAAATGTTGTGGATGTTTATATACGTTATCTAAGGCAAAAAATTGATGATAAGTACAGTGTAAGAATGATTAATACAGTGAGAGGGGTAGGTTATATTATCAAAGATGAAGTTTAA